One genomic window of Synechococcales cyanobacterium T60_A2020_003 includes the following:
- a CDS encoding DMT family transporter gives MAIARPPVWKIASILAVGTLAASTSAIIIRFAFAAADVQGAGFSLVLAASRLTVASLMLLPAWRSFRGTSPTPQAIGFSVAAGLFLAVHFATWISSLSYTSVAASTSLVTTNPIWVALISWIWFKEKPAIATLVGIGFAITGSLVITIADAGTGGTGINPPLGNALALIGSIAVSIHFLLGRQAQRLGLSVTNHIVVTYATAALGLLPLPFLFGASYTSYSSTVYLCIALMAIFPQLVGHTSFNWAVRWISPTLVALTILAEPVGSGLLAFILFQENPGGLVILGGVIILMGVAIAALGATQQPPSSAEL, from the coding sequence ATGGCGATCGCTCGGCCTCCGGTTTGGAAAATTGCCTCTATTCTTGCGGTCGGAACGCTAGCAGCATCGACCTCCGCCATCATTATCCGCTTTGCCTTTGCAGCCGCAGATGTCCAAGGGGCAGGGTTTAGCCTAGTATTGGCGGCCTCGCGGCTCACCGTTGCGAGTTTAATGCTGCTCCCGGCATGGCGGAGCTTTCGGGGAACATCACCCACCCCCCAGGCGATCGGATTTTCCGTTGCGGCAGGACTATTTCTAGCCGTACACTTTGCTACCTGGATTTCATCCCTGTCCTACACCTCCGTGGCAGCCTCCACCAGTCTGGTGACCACGAATCCGATCTGGGTCGCGCTCATATCCTGGATTTGGTTTAAAGAAAAGCCTGCGATCGCCACGCTGGTGGGCATTGGCTTTGCCATTACCGGAAGCTTAGTGATTACCATCGCGGATGCCGGAACCGGAGGGACGGGTATCAATCCACCCTTGGGCAATGCCTTAGCGCTCATCGGTTCCATTGCGGTCAGTATCCACTTCCTGCTGGGTCGGCAAGCGCAACGACTGGGACTGAGCGTCACCAACCACATCGTCGTTACCTACGCGACGGCAGCCCTGGGTTTATTGCCGCTCCCCTTCCTCTTTGGGGCAAGCTATACAAGCTACTCATCAACGGTCTACCTGTGCATTGCGCTAATGGCGATTTTTCCGCAGTTGGTCGGCCATACCAGCTTTAACTGGGCCGTGCGCTGGATTTCACCGACGCTAGTGGCGTTAACGATCCTGGCAGAACCCGTCGGGTCGGGACTACTCGCCTTTATCCTTTTTCAGGAAAATCCGGGCGGACTGGTGATTCTAGGAGGAGTCATTATTTTAATGGGAGTAGCGATCGCCGCCCTAGGAGCAACACAGCAACCTCCATCCTCAGCGGAACTCTAG